The proteins below come from a single Miscanthus floridulus cultivar M001 chromosome 1, ASM1932011v1, whole genome shotgun sequence genomic window:
- the LOC136507539 gene encoding expansin-A12-like has translation MARKVLCRLLVAAVAACLAATVRAGWLRGSSTFYGGANAAGTMGGACGYGNLYSAGYGTDTAALSSALFNGGAACGECYQVQCDQQNSQWCKPRVTVTVTATNLCPADYSQPSNDGGWCNPPRQHFDMSQPVWEKIGIYSGGIIPVFFQRVSCSRSGGVRFTINGNRYFKLVLIFNVAGPGSISAVQIKGSSTGWITMSRNWGANWQANSDLSTQSISFRVTATNGQFLEFYNVAGSNWQLGQTFTNGQNFY, from the exons ATGGCGCGCAAGGTCCTGTGCCGCCTGCTGGTGGCTGCCGTAGCAGCGTGCCTCGCCGCGACGGTCCGGGCGGGGTGGCTGAGGGGCTCGTCGACGTTCTACGGCGGGGCCAACGCCGCCGGCACAATGG GTGGCGCGTGCGGGTACGGCAACCTGTACTCGGCGGGGTACGGCACGGACACGgcggcgctgagctcggcgctgTTCAACGGCGGCGCTGCGTGCGGGGAGTGCTACCAGGTGCAGTGCGACCAGCAGAACAGCCAGTGGTGCAAGCCGCGCGTGACGGTGACGGTCACCGCCACCAACCTGTGCCCGGCCGACTACTCCCAGCCCAGCAACGACGGCGGCTGGTGCAACCCGCCGCGGCAGCACTTCGACATGTCCCAGCCCGTCTGGGAGAAGATCGGCATCTACAGCGGTGGCATCATCCCGGTCTTCTTCCAGAG GGTGTCGTGCTCCAGGAGCGGCGGCGTGCGGTTCACCATCAACGGCAACAGGTACTTCAAGCTGGTGCTCATCTTCAACGTGGCCGGGCCGGGGTCCATCAGCGCGGTGCAGATCAAGGGCTCATCCACGGGATGGATCACCATGTCCCGGAACTGGGGCGCCAACTGGCAGGCCAACAGCGACCTCAGCACCCAGAGCATCTCCTTCCGTGTCACCGCCACCAACGGCCAGTTCCTCGAGTTCTACAACGTCGCCGGCTCCAACTGGCAGCTGGGCCAGACCTTCACCAACGGCCAAAATTTCTACTAG
- the LOC136507547 gene encoding monooxygenase 2-like isoform X1 — protein sequence MEEAMEDIVIAGAGLAGLATALGLHRKGVRCLVLESSPALRASGFAFTTWTNAFRALDALGVGDKIREHHLLYERMIAFSAATGEAAAEVSLKIQGKSGPHEIRCVKRDFLLQTLANELPEGTIRYSSKVAAMEEDGSVKTLHLADGSIIKAKVVIGCDGVNSVVAKCLGLPKPILSGRSATRGLAEYPAGHGFGPEILQFIGHGFRSGVLPCSDTSVYWNYTWYPSPADGDAEESVAKMRSHVVAKLRGAKIPAEALEVIERSEMSDVASSPLRFRSPLALVRGSISRGGVCVAGDALHPMTPELGQGGCAALEDGVVLARCLAEAFSHGHGHEQDDEGRRVKAALEKYAEARRWRSIQLITAAYVVGFIQQSNNAVVRFVRDRFLAGLLAKTLVAMADYDCGTL from the exons atggaggaggccatggaggacaTCGTCATCGCCGGCGCGGGCCTCGCCGGCCTCGCGACGGCGCTCGGGTTACACAG GAAAGGGGTGAGGTGCCTGGTGCTGGAGTCGTCGCCGGCGCTGCGCGCGTCGGGGTTCGCGTTCACCACGTGGACCAACGCCTTCCGCGCCCTCGATGCCCTCGGCGTTGGGGACAAGATCCGGGAGCACCATTTGCTCTACGAGCG GATGATTGCCTTCTCTGCAGCTACTGGTGAAGCTGCTGCAGAAGTAAGCTTAAAGATTCAGGGCAAAAG CGGGCCACACGAAATCCGGTGCGTGAAGCGGGACTTCCTGCTGCAGACGCTCGCGAACGAGCTGCCCGAGGGCACCATCAGGTACTCGTCCAAGGTTGCGGCCATGGAGGAAGACGGCAGCGTGAAGACCCTGCACTTGGCAGACGGTTCCATCATAAAGGCCAAGGTCGTGATAGGGTGCGACGGCGTGAACTCGGTGGTGGCGAAGTGTCTGGGCCTCCCGAAGCCGATCCTGTCGGGCCGCTCGGCCACCAGGGGCCTCGCCGAGTACCCGGCGGGCCACGGCTTCGGCCCGGAGATCCTGCAGTTCATCGGCCACGGCTTCCGCTCCGGCGTGCTGCCCTGCTCCGACACCTCCGTGTACTGGAACTACACCTGGTACCCTTCCCCGGCGGACGGGGACGCCGAGGAGAGCGTGGCCAAGATGCGGAGCCACGTGGTGGCCAAGCTGCGGGGCGCCAAGATCCCCGCGGAGGCGCTGGAGGTGATCGAGCGGAGCGAGATGAGCGACGTGGCGTCGTCGCCGCTGCGGTTCCGGTCCCCGCTGGCGCTGGTCCGCGGCAGCATCAGCCGGGGCGGCGTGTGCGTGGCGGGCGACGCGCTGCACCCGATGACGCCGGAGCTCGGGCAGGGCGGGTGCGCGGCGCTCGAGGACGGCGTCGTCCTGGCCCGGTGCCTGGCCGAGGCTTtcagccacggccacggccacgagcAGGATGACGAGGGGCGGCGGGTCAAGGCGGCGCTGGAGAAGTACGCGGAGGCGAGGCGGTGGCGCAGCATCCAGCTGATCACGGCCGCCTACGTCGTCGGCTTCATCCAGCAGAGCAACAACGCCGTGGTCAGGTTCGTCAGGGACAGGTTCCTGGCTGGACTGCTGGCCAAGACGCTAGTCGCCATGGCGGACTACGACTGTGGCACGCTATGA
- the LOC136507547 gene encoding monooxygenase 2-like isoform X2, which yields MEEAMEDIVIAGAGLAGLATALGLHRMIAFSAATGEAAAEVSLKIQGKSGPHEIRCVKRDFLLQTLANELPEGTIRYSSKVAAMEEDGSVKTLHLADGSIIKAKVVIGCDGVNSVVAKCLGLPKPILSGRSATRGLAEYPAGHGFGPEILQFIGHGFRSGVLPCSDTSVYWNYTWYPSPADGDAEESVAKMRSHVVAKLRGAKIPAEALEVIERSEMSDVASSPLRFRSPLALVRGSISRGGVCVAGDALHPMTPELGQGGCAALEDGVVLARCLAEAFSHGHGHEQDDEGRRVKAALEKYAEARRWRSIQLITAAYVVGFIQQSNNAVVRFVRDRFLAGLLAKTLVAMADYDCGTL from the exons atggaggaggccatggaggacaTCGTCATCGCCGGCGCGGGCCTCGCCGGCCTCGCGACGGCGCTCGGGTTACACAG GATGATTGCCTTCTCTGCAGCTACTGGTGAAGCTGCTGCAGAAGTAAGCTTAAAGATTCAGGGCAAAAG CGGGCCACACGAAATCCGGTGCGTGAAGCGGGACTTCCTGCTGCAGACGCTCGCGAACGAGCTGCCCGAGGGCACCATCAGGTACTCGTCCAAGGTTGCGGCCATGGAGGAAGACGGCAGCGTGAAGACCCTGCACTTGGCAGACGGTTCCATCATAAAGGCCAAGGTCGTGATAGGGTGCGACGGCGTGAACTCGGTGGTGGCGAAGTGTCTGGGCCTCCCGAAGCCGATCCTGTCGGGCCGCTCGGCCACCAGGGGCCTCGCCGAGTACCCGGCGGGCCACGGCTTCGGCCCGGAGATCCTGCAGTTCATCGGCCACGGCTTCCGCTCCGGCGTGCTGCCCTGCTCCGACACCTCCGTGTACTGGAACTACACCTGGTACCCTTCCCCGGCGGACGGGGACGCCGAGGAGAGCGTGGCCAAGATGCGGAGCCACGTGGTGGCCAAGCTGCGGGGCGCCAAGATCCCCGCGGAGGCGCTGGAGGTGATCGAGCGGAGCGAGATGAGCGACGTGGCGTCGTCGCCGCTGCGGTTCCGGTCCCCGCTGGCGCTGGTCCGCGGCAGCATCAGCCGGGGCGGCGTGTGCGTGGCGGGCGACGCGCTGCACCCGATGACGCCGGAGCTCGGGCAGGGCGGGTGCGCGGCGCTCGAGGACGGCGTCGTCCTGGCCCGGTGCCTGGCCGAGGCTTtcagccacggccacggccacgagcAGGATGACGAGGGGCGGCGGGTCAAGGCGGCGCTGGAGAAGTACGCGGAGGCGAGGCGGTGGCGCAGCATCCAGCTGATCACGGCCGCCTACGTCGTCGGCTTCATCCAGCAGAGCAACAACGCCGTGGTCAGGTTCGTCAGGGACAGGTTCCTGGCTGGACTGCTGGCCAAGACGCTAGTCGCCATGGCGGACTACGACTGTGGCACGCTATGA
- the LOC136507556 gene encoding cinnamoyl-CoA reductase 1-like isoform X2 yields MAKSQVPTANCQPPNPTTERATKLRSGRCPRLPTCRAQSLEPCLPAAGRRQPLHPVPCPAALLPLLAGSLPETTKERVQCRVEMASQLPRVCVTGGGGFIASWLVELLLGRGYAVHATLRDPCDPKNAHLKQLDGAPENLHLFKADVLDCETLTPAVQGCQGVFHLATPVPEDKILHPDVHKVVVMSSNAAVTSNPNWPQDRIKDESCWSDTEFCKEKEDWYSLAKTLAEQEALEYASNNGLNVVTLCPPFVFGPLLQSSVNTSSKLLIYVIKGGPDVMTNRMWEIVDVRDVADALLLLYEKNQSSGRYICSPNRVCTRDLVDLLKKMYPEYDYVNNVVDADHAGPPLSSQKLRDLGWEPRKLESTLSDSVQSYEKAGLLQDVPGNPCRLPFVIRAWL; encoded by the exons ATGGCCAAATCCCAAGTGCCAACTGCCAACTGCCAACCACCCAACCCCACCACGGAGCGAGCGACCAAGCTCAGATCCGGCCGCTGTCCCCGATTGCCGACTTGCCGTGCTCAGTCACTAGAGCCGTGCCTACCCGCCGCCGGCCGTCGGCAGCCTCTGCATCCAGTCCCTTGTCCCGCGGCGCTTCTTCCTCTGCTTGCTGGTTCGCTCCCTGAAACGACGAAAGAAAGGGTGCAGTGCAGAGTCGAGATGGCGTCGCAGCTGCCACGGGTGTGCGTCACTGGAGGTGGCGGGTTCATCGCCTCCTGGCTCGTGGAGCTGCTCCTCGGCCGTGGCTATGCCGTCCATGCCACTCTCCGTGACCCAT GTGATCCAAAGAATGCCCATCTGAAGCAGCTGGACGGAGCCCCAGAGAATCTGCATCTGTTCAAGGCTGATGTGCTGGACTGCGAGACTCTGACACCCGCGGTTCAAGGATGTCAGGGGGTCTTCCATCTTGCCACTCCGGTGCCTGAAGATAAGATTCTTCATCCTGAC GTTCACAAAGTTGTTGTGATGTCCTCCAATGCTGCTGTTACTTCCAACCCGAATTGGCCTCAAGATAGAATCAAAGACGAGAGTTGCTGGTCAGACACAGAGTTCTGCAAGGAGAAGGAG GACTGGTATTCCCTTGCCAAGACTCTGGCTGAACAAGAAGCCTTGGAATATGCAAGTAACAACGGACTAAATGTTGTTACACTTTGCCCTCCTTTTGTTTTTGGTCCATTGTTGCAGTCTTCAGTGAATACAAGCAGCAAACTCCTCATCTATGTTATAAAAG GAGGCCCTGATGTGATGACCAACAGAATGTGGGAGATAGTAGACGTCCGCGACGTGGCCGATGCTCTGCTCCTGTTGTACGAGAAGAATCAGTCGTCAGGGAGATACATTTGCTCGCCGAATCGCGTTTGCACTAGGGATTTAGTGGACCTGTTGAAGAAGATGTACCCAGAGTACGATTACGTAAATAA CGTTGTGGATGCTGATCATGCAGGACCACCTTTGTCTAGTCAGAAGCTGAGGGATCTGGGTTGGGAACCAAGGAAGCTGGAATCGACGCTCTCAGACAGCGTCCAGTCATATGAAAAGGCAGGCCTTCTCCAGGATGTACCTGGGAATCCTTGCCGCCTCCCGTTTGTCATTCGTGCGTGGCTGTAG
- the LOC136507556 gene encoding cinnamoyl-CoA reductase 1-like isoform X1, with translation MAKSQVPTANCQPPNPTTERATKLRSGRCPRLPTCRAQSLEPCLPAAGRRQPLHPVPCPAALLPLLAGSLPETTKERVQCRVEMASQLPRVCVTGGGGFIASWLVELLLGRGYAVHATLRDPCDPKNAHLKQLDGAPENLHLFKADVLDCETLTPAVQGCQGVFHLATPVPEDKILHPDLDVLDPAVKGTLNVLKVCSTLKVHKVVVMSSNAAVTSNPNWPQDRIKDESCWSDTEFCKEKEDWYSLAKTLAEQEALEYASNNGLNVVTLCPPFVFGPLLQSSVNTSSKLLIYVIKGGPDVMTNRMWEIVDVRDVADALLLLYEKNQSSGRYICSPNRVCTRDLVDLLKKMYPEYDYVNNVVDADHAGPPLSSQKLRDLGWEPRKLESTLSDSVQSYEKAGLLQDVPGNPCRLPFVIRAWL, from the exons ATGGCCAAATCCCAAGTGCCAACTGCCAACTGCCAACCACCCAACCCCACCACGGAGCGAGCGACCAAGCTCAGATCCGGCCGCTGTCCCCGATTGCCGACTTGCCGTGCTCAGTCACTAGAGCCGTGCCTACCCGCCGCCGGCCGTCGGCAGCCTCTGCATCCAGTCCCTTGTCCCGCGGCGCTTCTTCCTCTGCTTGCTGGTTCGCTCCCTGAAACGACGAAAGAAAGGGTGCAGTGCAGAGTCGAGATGGCGTCGCAGCTGCCACGGGTGTGCGTCACTGGAGGTGGCGGGTTCATCGCCTCCTGGCTCGTGGAGCTGCTCCTCGGCCGTGGCTATGCCGTCCATGCCACTCTCCGTGACCCAT GTGATCCAAAGAATGCCCATCTGAAGCAGCTGGACGGAGCCCCAGAGAATCTGCATCTGTTCAAGGCTGATGTGCTGGACTGCGAGACTCTGACACCCGCGGTTCAAGGATGTCAGGGGGTCTTCCATCTTGCCACTCCGGTGCCTGAAGATAAGATTCTTCATCCTGAC CTCGATGTACTAGACCCTGCTGTGAAAGGCACCTTAAATGTTTTAAAGGTTTGCTCAACTCTGAAGGTTCACAAAGTTGTTGTGATGTCCTCCAATGCTGCTGTTACTTCCAACCCGAATTGGCCTCAAGATAGAATCAAAGACGAGAGTTGCTGGTCAGACACAGAGTTCTGCAAGGAGAAGGAG GACTGGTATTCCCTTGCCAAGACTCTGGCTGAACAAGAAGCCTTGGAATATGCAAGTAACAACGGACTAAATGTTGTTACACTTTGCCCTCCTTTTGTTTTTGGTCCATTGTTGCAGTCTTCAGTGAATACAAGCAGCAAACTCCTCATCTATGTTATAAAAG GAGGCCCTGATGTGATGACCAACAGAATGTGGGAGATAGTAGACGTCCGCGACGTGGCCGATGCTCTGCTCCTGTTGTACGAGAAGAATCAGTCGTCAGGGAGATACATTTGCTCGCCGAATCGCGTTTGCACTAGGGATTTAGTGGACCTGTTGAAGAAGATGTACCCAGAGTACGATTACGTAAATAA CGTTGTGGATGCTGATCATGCAGGACCACCTTTGTCTAGTCAGAAGCTGAGGGATCTGGGTTGGGAACCAAGGAAGCTGGAATCGACGCTCTCAGACAGCGTCCAGTCATATGAAAAGGCAGGCCTTCTCCAGGATGTACCTGGGAATCCTTGCCGCCTCCCGTTTGTCATTCGTGCGTGGCTGTAG
- the LOC136507573 gene encoding monooxygenase 2-like, giving the protein MEAAEDVVIVGAGLAGLAAALGLHRKGVSSLVLESSPSLRASGFAFTTWKNAFRALDALGVGDKIRRQHLQAQTLRVMASSTGEIAQEVDLTQQGKRGPNEIRCVRRDLLLQALEEELPRGTIRYSSRIVSIEEDGGVKVLQLADSSVIRAKVLVGCDGINSVVAKWLGLATPSYSGRSAARGFAHCPDGHGFEPKFLQFIGNGFRSGMLPCNENEIYWFFTWTPSENDKGVDESAAKMKQFVLSKLRGSKVPAEALAVIDRSEMSDVLAAPLRFRSPLSLATASIARGNVCVAGDALHPMTPDLGQGGCSALEDGVVLARCLGDALLPTAAKGKDEERVEAALREYAWIRRWRSVELVATSYAVGFIQQSDSAVVSFLRDRFLSGVLARRLLKMADYDCGTLAN; this is encoded by the exons ATGGAGGCTGCCGAGGACGTCGTCATCGTGGGCGCCGGACTGGCCGGCCTCGCGGCGGCTCTCGGACTACACAG GAAAGGGGTGAGCAGCCTGGTGCTGGAGTCGTCGCCGTCGCTGCGGGCGTCGGGGTTCGCCTTCACCACGTGGAAGAACGCCTTCCGGGCGCTGGACGCCCTCGGCGTGGGCGACAAGATCCGGAGGCAGCACCTGCAGGCACAGAC GCTACGTGTCATGGCTTCTTCTACCGGAGAAATCGCACAGGAGGTGGACCTCACGCAGCAGGGGAAACG AGGGCCCAACGAAATCCGTTGCGTTAGGCGGGACTTGCTGCTGCAGGCCTTGGAGGAGGAGCTACCGAGAGGCACCATCCGCTACTCCTCCAGGATCGTGTCCATCGAGGAGGACGGCGGCGTCAAGGTGCTGCAGCTAGCTGACAGTTCAGTCATCAGAGCAAAG GTGCTCGTCGGGTGCGACGGGATCAACTCGGTGGTGGCCAAATGGCTCGGCCTCGCCACGCCGTCCTACTCGGGGCGCTCGGCGGCGAGAGGCTTTGCGCATTGCCCGGACGGCCACGGCTTCGAGCCCAAGTTCCTGCAGTTCATCGGCAACGGCTTCCGCTCCGGCATGCTACCCTGCAACGAGAACGAAATCTACTGGTTCTTCACCTGGACTCCTTCCGAGAACG ACAAGGGCGTCGACGAAAGCGCGGCGAAGATGAAGCAGTTCGTGCTGTCCAAGCTCCGGGGCTCCAAGGTGCCCGCGGAGGCGCTGGCGGTGATCGACAGGAGCGAGATGAGCGACGTCCTCGCCGCGCCGCTGCGGTTCCGGTCGCCGCTCTCGCTGGCCACCGCGAGCATCGCCAGGGGCAACGTGTGCGTGGCCGGCGACGCGCTGCACCCGATGACGCCGGACCTCGGCCAGGGCGGCTGCTCGGCGCTGGAGGACGGCGTCGTTCTTGCTCGATGCCTCGGGGACGCCCTGCTGCCGACTGCTGCCAAGGGCAAGGATGAGGAGCGGGTCGAGGCGGCCTTGCGCGAGTACGCTTGGATCAGGCGGTGGAGGAGCGTCGAGCTCGTCGCGACCTCCTACGCCGTGGGCTTCATCCAGCAGAGTGACAGCGCCGTCGTCAGCTTCCTGCGGGACAGGTTCCTGTCGGGAGTGCTCGCACGAAGGCTACTGAAAATGGCGGACTACGACTGCGGCACGCTCGCAAATTAG